In Caulobacter sp. X, the sequence GCGCCCAGGGCGTCCAGGTCGTTGCGCTTGGCGTTGGGCAGGCGCACGACGATGTCGAAGCGCTTGTCGCCTTCGAAGACCTGGCCGGCTTCGCGTCCGCCCAGGGCGGCCGAGACGGTGTCGGCGACGTCCTGCACGGTGAGGCCATAGCGGCCGATGGCGTCCCGGTCGAACTTGATGTCGAAGGTCGGGAAGCCCTCGGTCTGGGCCACGCGGGCGTCGGAGGCGCCCGGCACGGTGCGCAGGACCTTGACGATCTGGTCGGCCGTTGCGGTCATCTTGCCCAGGTCCTCGCCATAGAGCTTCACGGCCACGTCGGAGCGGACCCCGCCGATCAGTTCGTTGAAGCGCATCTCGATGGGCTGGGTGGCGTCATAGAAGTTGCCGACGATCGGGGCGGTGGCCTTGCGGATGCGCTCGATCACCTGCTCCTTGGTCTTCACGCCGGCGGGCCAGTCCTTCTTGGGCTTGAGGATGACGTAGTTGTCCGAGGCGTTGGGCGGCATCGGGTCGGCCGCCAGACTGGCGGTGCCGGCCTTGGAATAGACCGTCACTACCTCGGGCAGGGCCATGATCGCCCGCTCGATCGGCAAATCGAGCTCGACGGACTTGTCGATCGAGGTCGAGGGGATGCGGACCGAGGACAGGTTCAGGTTCTGCTCGTCCAGGGTCGGCATGAACTCGCGGCCCACGAAGGCGAACGCCACCATGGCCAGGGCGAAGACGCCGACCGCAGCCCCGATGAACGGCCAGGGCTGGGCCACCGCGCGGTGCAGCCACGGCGCATAGGCGTCCTTGGTCTTGGCGACGGCGGGGACTTCCTTCTCCGAGATGTGGCCCCGGATCAGGAGGGCGGTCATGGCCGGCACGAAGGTCAGCGACAGCACGAACGCCGAGGCCAGGGCCAGCATCAGGGTGATGACCATCGGCGAGAACATCTTGCCCTCGACGCCCTGGAAGGTGAGGCAGGGCAGGAAGACCAGGAAGATGACGATCTGGCCGTAGACGGTCGGGCGGACCATCTCGCGGGTCGAACTCAGCGCCACCTCCAGCCGCTCCTGCAGGTTCAGGATGCGACCCTCGTGGTGCTGGCGCTCGGCCATGCGGCGCAGGGTGTTCTCGACGATGATGACCGCGCCGTCGATGATCAGGCCGAAGTCCAGCGCGCCCAGGCTCATCAGGTTGCCGGAAATCTTCATCCCGTTCATGCCGATGGCGCTGAAGAGCAGCGACAGCGGGATCACCAGCGTGGCGATCAGGGCCGCCCGCCAGTTGCCCAGCATGAAGAACAGGATGGCCACGACCAGCAGCGCGCCCTCGGTGAGGTTGCGGGCCACGGTGGCGATGGTCGCCTCGACCAGCTGCGAGCGGTTCAGCATCACTTCCGAGGTGACGCCCGCTGGCAGGTTCGGGTTGATGGCCTTCAGCTTCTCGGCCGCCGCGTGGGCGACCGTGCGGCTGTTCTCGCCGACCAGCATCAGCACGCTGCCGACCACCATCTCGTGGCCGTCGCGGCTGGCCGCGCCGCGACGCAGCTCGCCGCCGATATTGACCGTGGCGACGTCGCGCAGCAGCACCGGCACGCCGCCGCGCGTGGCGACCACCGCGCGGGCGATCTCGTCGGCTGATTGGATGCGGGCGTCGCCGCGCACCATGTAGCTCTCGCCCGAACGCTGGATGAAGTTGGCGCCGACCGACAGGTTGGCCTTCTCCAGGGCGTCGCCCAGCTCGCTGTAGGAAATGCCGTAGGCGGTCAGCTTGGCCGGATCGGGCTCGACGACGTACTGCTTCACGTAGCCGCCCAGGGAGTCGACGTCGGCCACGCCCGGCACCGCGCGCAGCTGCGGACGGACGATCCAGTCCTGCACGGTGCGCAGATAGGCCAGGCGCGCGGTCTCGTCGGCCAGGCGCTCGCCGTCATCGGTGATGAATGACCCGTCGCTCTGCCAGCCGGGCTTGCCGTCCTGGACTTTCGCACCCTTGCCATTCGGGTTCTTGAAGTCGACGGCGTAGTGGACGATCTCGCCCAGGCCCGTGGACACCGGACCCATCTGCGGCTCGGCGCCGGCGGGCAGGCTGGGTCGCGCCTGGGCCAGACGTTCGGTCACCTGCTGGCGCATGAAGTAGAGGTTGGCGTCTTCCTTGAAGACGGCCGTCACCTGCGAGAAGCCATTGCGCGAGAACGACCGGGTGCTCTCCACGCCGGCCAGACCCGCCAGGGCGGTCTCGATCGGGAAGGTGACGCGCTTTTCGACCTCGACCGGTCCCAGGGTCGAGACGACGGTGTTGATCTGCACCTGCTTGTTGGTGATGTCGGGCGTGACGTCGATCGGCAACTTGAAGAGCTGCCAGGTCCCGAACGCCGAGACGATGGCCACCAGCACGAGGACCATCCATCGTGCTCTGACCGAGAAGGCTAGGATGCGGTCGATCATTCTGCGTCAGCGCCTTTGACGATCTCGGCCTTCAGCAGGAAGGCATTACGGGCCGCGACGGTCTCGCCGGCCTTCAGGCCCGAGACGATCAGCGCCTGACCGCCGCTGCGGGTGGCGACCACGACCGGACGGACCGAGAAGCCCGTGGCGGTGCGCACGAAGACCACGTCGCGGCCTTCCATCGACTGCACGGCCTCTTCGGGCAGGATGAAGCCCGGCTGACCGGTGCCGCGTGCGGTGATCGTGGCCTGGATGGCCTCGCCGGGGACGAGGCCGCCGCCCGACACCGACAGCACCACCGTGGCGGTGCGGGTCTCGGGGTTCAGGGTCGGGGTCACCGAGCGCACCGTGGCGGCGATCGTCTGGCCGGCGGCGTTGCGCACCGAGGCCGTCGCGCCGGGGACGATGCGGGCCGCGTCCTGCGGGCTGACCGCCACCTCGACCTGGACGTCGCGGGCGTCGGCGACGCGGAACAGCTCACTCTCCGACTGGACGAAGGCCCCCAGGGTGGCGGGGGCGGCGGTGATCCGGCCGCTGATCGGGCTGACCACGGCGACGCTGCGACCGTCGGCCGAGACGCGCGAGGCCCCGGCGGCGGCGCGGGCCCCGGCGGCTTCGGCCCGAGCCGCGTCGGCCTGCGCCTTGGCGGTCTCGTAGTCCTGGCGGGAGGTCACGCCTTGCTCGAACAGCTTCTTCTCGCGGGCGAGGTTGGAGGTCGCCAGGACAGCGCGGGCGTCGGCTGCGCCGCGCTGGCCAGCGACCAGGGCCGCATCGCGGCTCTCGACCAGGGCGATGGTCTCGCCGGCGCGAACCGGTTCGCCCAGGCGCTTGAAGATGCGCACGACCGTGCCGCCGGCGTGGGCGGTCAGCACCGCCTCGCCGCCGGGCGTGGCCACGACGCTGCCCGAGCCCTGGACTTGGCCGCCGAAGTCGCCGGCGGTGACGGTCTGCAGGGCGATGTTGGAGACCTTCAGGTACGAGGCCTCGACCTTGACCTCGGTTGGCGCGGCCTCGGGGGCGGCGGCGGCTTCGGGCGGCGGGGCGGGCTTGGTGGTCAGCTTGGCCAGGCCGTAGCCGGCGCCCAGGAGGGCGATGGCGGCGACGCCCAGCATCAGGGTGCGCGGTCCGGCCGCGTTGCGGGTAGCCATGTCTTATTCTCCGAAGGGGGCGCGGCCAGCCAGGCGGGCCAGGGTGGCCTGGGCGCGAACCCGCGCCACACGCGCATCGAGGGTGGTCCGGCGCGCGTCGGTCAGGGCGCGCTGGGCGTTGAGGACTTCGACCAGGGGCGTCTTGCCGGACTCGTAGCCGACACGGGCCAGGCGATAGGCCTCGTCGGCGGCGGCTTCCGATTGCTGGGAGGCCGAGACCCGGCTGACGGCGGCGTCGGCCTGGACGCGGGCCGAGCGCCAGTCGGCCTCGGCGCGCAGGCGGGCCTCCTCGAACCGGGCGTCGGCGGCGTTGGCGCGGGCCGAGGCAGCGGCGACATTGCCCCGGTTCTGGTCGAACAGCGGGAAGGGAACGGAGACGCCAGCGACCAGGGCCGTGGAGTCATTGCCGGTCAGGCCTTGCCCGTTCAGGCGGCGCACGCCGACCGAGGCGGTCAGGTCCGGGATAGCCCGGCGGCGTTCGACCGTGACCTGCTTGCCGGCGGCTTCCCGCTCGGCGCGCGCCACCTGCAGGGCGGGCATGTCGGCGGGCGGCACGCCATCGGCGGTCGACGGCGAGGCCGGGGCGGAGAGAAGCCCGCCGGCCAGGCTGGTATAGGGCTCGGCGACGCCGGCCAGGGCCGACAGTCGCGCCAGGGCCTCAACCGCATCGGCGCGGGCGGCTTCGGCGTCGGCGCGGGCCGAGGCCTCGGCGGCCTGCGCCGTGACCAGCCGCAGATTGGCTTCGCGGCCGGCGTCGACCAGG encodes:
- a CDS encoding CusA/CzcA family heavy metal efflux RND transporter; protein product: MIDRILAFSVRARWMVLVLVAIVSAFGTWQLFKLPIDVTPDITNKQVQINTVVSTLGPVEVEKRVTFPIETALAGLAGVESTRSFSRNGFSQVTAVFKEDANLYFMRQQVTERLAQARPSLPAGAEPQMGPVSTGLGEIVHYAVDFKNPNGKGAKVQDGKPGWQSDGSFITDDGERLADETARLAYLRTVQDWIVRPQLRAVPGVADVDSLGGYVKQYVVEPDPAKLTAYGISYSELGDALEKANLSVGANFIQRSGESYMVRGDARIQSADEIARAVVATRGGVPVLLRDVATVNIGGELRRGAASRDGHEMVVGSVLMLVGENSRTVAHAAAEKLKAINPNLPAGVTSEVMLNRSQLVEATIATVARNLTEGALLVVAILFFMLGNWRAALIATLVIPLSLLFSAIGMNGMKISGNLMSLGALDFGLIIDGAVIIVENTLRRMAERQHHEGRILNLQERLEVALSSTREMVRPTVYGQIVIFLVFLPCLTFQGVEGKMFSPMVITLMLALASAFVLSLTFVPAMTALLIRGHISEKEVPAVAKTKDAYAPWLHRAVAQPWPFIGAAVGVFALAMVAFAFVGREFMPTLDEQNLNLSSVRIPSTSIDKSVELDLPIERAIMALPEVVTVYSKAGTASLAADPMPPNASDNYVILKPKKDWPAGVKTKEQVIERIRKATAPIVGNFYDATQPIEMRFNELIGGVRSDVAVKLYGEDLGKMTATADQIVKVLRTVPGASDARVAQTEGFPTFDIKFDRDAIGRYGLTVQDVADTVSAALGGREAGQVFEGDKRFDIVVRLPNAKRNDLDALGAIPVMLPQTGTGPRASVPLRQLASFQFTEGLNEVSRDNGKRRVYVETNVVGRDLGSFVDEAQKKIDQQVRLPAGSYIEWGGQFQNLQAASKRLSLIVPICFLMIFGVLYMALRSAALAGTVFTAVPLALAGGIFAIFLRGIPFSVSAAVGFIAVSGVAVLNGLVLIAAIRRNIEDGMAVDEAVTHGALERFRPVLMTALVASLGFVPMAIGTGTGAEVQRPLATVVIGGLITSTALTLFVLPAICGLVLRRTRRAAEVA
- a CDS encoding efflux RND transporter periplasmic adaptor subunit; its protein translation is MATRNAAGPRTLMLGVAAIALLGAGYGLAKLTTKPAPPPEAAAAPEAAPTEVKVEASYLKVSNIALQTVTAGDFGGQVQGSGSVVATPGGEAVLTAHAGGTVVRIFKRLGEPVRAGETIALVESRDAALVAGQRGAADARAVLATSNLAREKKLFEQGVTSRQDYETAKAQADAARAEAAGARAAAGASRVSADGRSVAVVSPISGRITAAPATLGAFVQSESELFRVADARDVQVEVAVSPQDAARIVPGATASVRNAAGQTIAATVRSVTPTLNPETRTATVVLSVSGGGLVPGEAIQATITARGTGQPGFILPEEAVQSMEGRDVVFVRTATGFSVRPVVVATRSGGQALIVSGLKAGETVAARNAFLLKAEIVKGADAE
- a CDS encoding TolC family protein, with product MLSRLSHLALACAAWGAIAAGPAWAQPAPAFADLLRQATQTAPRLKEAQAGVREAQGLALQAQARPNPVVGLEAENFGGKAPYNGTNQAETTLSVAQALELGGKRSARVSAANAEVTAAEARNRQASADFAYELAVAYAAAEAAQARADLAAQALKRSQDDLGVSRALVDAGREANLRLVTAQAAEASARADAEAARADAVEALARLSALAGVAEPYTSLAGGLLSAPASPSTADGVPPADMPALQVARAEREAAGKQVTVERRRAIPDLTASVGVRRLNGQGLTGNDSTALVAGVSVPFPLFDQNRGNVAAASARANAADARFEEARLRAEADWRSARVQADAAVSRVSASQQSEAAADEAYRLARVGYESGKTPLVEVLNAQRALTDARRTTLDARVARVRAQATLARLAGRAPFGE